One Anopheles marshallii chromosome 3, idAnoMarsDA_429_01, whole genome shotgun sequence genomic region harbors:
- the LOC128711312 gene encoding tyrosine-protein kinase transmembrane receptor Ror2 — protein MTSDRGISAAATRCGKRQWVLLSSVAYVVVLVLLASLTTPSSVSAVSTAVASLRHGGVGTKDTFSYEDAGTEEEGYCAPYNGKVCKRFINSRQVWYSRKDGNGGWENEKITTALFDDLITDLPQYCRPAAEKLLCAYAFPQCVINEGSTIRLPLCYEDCVATYLQFCYNDWALIEEKKERGDVIKSRGHFRLPNCEELPRYNKTAKPPVCSHVGLTELVSEEVTYDCRMGNGRFYLGTVNVTSTGIPCQKWDSQEPHSHHKPPLVFAELQDAENYCRNAGGEEPTPWCYTTDKTVRWQACDIPLCPNSTDASDIRGKIDMKMESVFTPSMIFLLSGIGFVAIVLLHLMVLLCYRVSRHRRNRRQSGAAGYNTAASQDGQGIDINKLPSNINYHRTGAQLNPKLEKLEFPRNNIIYIKDLGQGAFGRVFQAKAPGLVAGEDFTLVAVKMLKDEASQDLQVDFEREACLLAEFDHPNIVKLLGVCAIGRPMCLLFEFMARGDLNEFLRQCSPFAQQNRADSISTELSHGDLLNIAHQIASGMVYLSERKFVHRDLATRNCLIDDHMVVKIADFGLSHKIYLQDYYKGDENDAIPIRWMPLESILYNKYTIESDVWAYGVCLWEIFSFAMQPYYGMTHEEVVKFVKEGNMLGCPENTPLTVYDLMRKCWSRKPNDRPSFHVIYQKLQQIRADFDGKMLM, from the exons ATGACCAGCGACCGTGGTATCTCTGCAGCTGCTACTCGCTGTGGTAAGAGACAATGGGTGCTTTTGTCCTCTGTGGCGTACGTCGTCGTGCTTGTGCTGCTAGCGTCCCTAACCACACCTAGCTCAGTGTCGGCGGTTTCAACTGCTGTCGCATCACTTCGACACGGTGGCGTTGGAACCAAAGATACATTCAGTTACGAAGATGCCGGAACCGAGGAGGAAGGCTACTGCGCACCGTACAACGGGAAGGTTTGCAAACGATTTATCAACAGTCGCCAGGTGTGGTACAGTCGTAAAGATGGAAATGGAGGttgggaaaacgaaaaaattaCCACCGCACTGTTTGACGATCTCATAACCGATCTACCACAGTACTGCCGTCCTGCCGCAGAG AAACTGCTATGTGCGTACGCTTTTCCTCAATGTGTCATCAATGAGGGTTCTACTATTCGGTTGCCGTTGTGCTACGAAGATTGTGTAGCGACGTATCTGCAATTTTGCTACAACGATTGGGCACTGATAGAGGAAAAGAAGGAACGTGGTGATGTCATTAAATCTAGAGGCCATTTCCGGCTTCCGAACTGCGAGGAACTTCCACGGTATAACAAAACAGCCAAACCACCCGTTTGCTCGCACGTGGGTCTGACCGAACTGGTCTCCGAGGAAGTGACCT ACGATTGCCGCATGGGGAATGGAAGATTTTATCTTGGCACGGTAAATGTAACAAGCACGGGTATTCCCTGCCAAAAGTGGGACTCACAAGAACCACACTCACACCATAAGCCACCGTTGGTGTTTGCCGAGCTGCAGGATGCGGAAAACTATTGTCGAAATGCGGGTGGCGAAGAACCGACGCCGTGGTGCTACACAACCGATAAAACCGTACGATGGCAAGCTTGTGATATTCCGCTCTGTC CAAACTCTACCGATGCCAGTGACATTCGAGGCAAAATTGACATGAAAATGGAATCGGTGTTTACCCCATCGATGATATTTCTACTCTCTGGAATAGGTTTCGTAGCTATTGTACTTCTTCATCTGATGGTGTTGCTTTGCTATCGCGTATCGCGCCATCGGCGTAATCGTCGGCAATCGGGTGCAGCTGGTTACAATACAGCCGCATCCCAGGACGGCCAAGGGATCGATATTAACAAGCTTCCTTCGAACATAAACTATCATCGCACTGGTGCTCAGTTGAATCCGAAGCTAGAAAAGCTGGAATTTCCTCGCAACAACATTATCTACATCAAGGATCTGGGCCAGGGTGCGTTCGGGCGGGTATTTCAAGCTAAGGCCCCCGGGCTCGTAGCGGGAGAAGATTTTACGCTAGTCGCCGTGAAGATGCTGAAGGATGAGGCAAGCCAAGATCTGCAGGTGGATTTCGAACGGGAAGCTTGCCTGCTGGCAGAGTTTGACCATCCAAACATAGTGAAGCTACTGGGCGTTTGTGCAATCGGGCGGCCgatgtgtttgctgtttgagTTTATGGCTCGAGGAGACTTGAACGAATTCTTACGCCAATGTTCTCcgtttgcacaacaaaatcgGGCTGACAGTATCAGCACCGAGCTGTCGCACGGTGATCTGCTGAACATAGCGCACCAGATAGCGTCCGGTATGGTGTACCTTTCGGAGCGTAAATTTGTGCACCGCGATCTGGCGACCCGCAACTGTCTGATCGACGACCATATGGTGGTGAAAATTGCGGACTTTGGATTGTCACACAAGATCTATCTGCAGGATTACTACAAGGGTGACGAGAACGATGCCATTCCGATACGCTGGATGCCGCTGGAAAGCATCCTGTACAACAAGTACACGATCGAGTCAGATGTCTGGGCATACGGTGTATGTCTGTGGGAGATATTCTCCTTCGCCATGCAACCGTACTACGGTATGACGCACGAGGAGGTGGTAAAGTTCGTGAAGGAAGGTAATATGCTCGGTTGCCCGGAAAACACACCGCTAACCGTGTACGATCTGATGCGCAAATGCTGGAGCCGAAAGCCGAATGACAGGCCCAGTTTTCATGTGATCTACCAGAAGCTGCAACAGATACGGGCGGATTTCGACGGGAAAATGTTGATGTAG